One window from the genome of bacterium encodes:
- a CDS encoding glycoside hydrolase family 127 protein gives MRNLPRREAGLAVLLVVLLWSALPAGAPSVVTVKPAVSEALRPPAPGEVSLGGYLGGKIDLCIRNRVLAQDAESLIEPFRRREETRWWQSEFWGKWFTSLALAERYAPGPEVAARMRDAVRGLVATQSADGYIGNYSPSAQLEQWDIWGRKYCLLGLLADYESRGDTLALNAARREADFLLSQVGPGKADIVHTGNYRGMASCSVLEPIVWLYRATGDKRYLDFARYIVERIESPDGPRLIAQALDGVPVARRFPHPEKWWGWENGMKAYEMMSCYEGLVELYKVTGQAEYLRAAEAAWQSIRDTEINVAGGGSSRECWYGGGRHQARTALSSMETCVSVTWLRFSTRLLALTGDPRYAEAVERTLYNALLGAMTPDGADFAKYSPLEGVRNPGENQCGMTLHCCNANGARALLAVPLVAVMASDSGPVLNLYCAGRTVVRLPSGNRVEIVTETAYPFDSTVTVRVNPARAERFSLRLRVPSWSARTSIEPGRA, from the coding sequence ATGAGGAATCTTCCGCGCCGCGAGGCAGGCCTGGCTGTCCTTCTGGTTGTGCTTCTCTGGAGCGCGCTCCCGGCGGGCGCACCCTCGGTCGTGACCGTGAAACCCGCGGTGAGCGAGGCCCTGCGCCCGCCTGCGCCGGGGGAGGTCAGCCTGGGTGGCTACCTGGGCGGGAAAATCGACCTCTGTATCCGTAACCGCGTGCTGGCCCAGGACGCCGAAAGCCTGATCGAGCCGTTCCGCAGGCGCGAGGAGACCCGCTGGTGGCAGAGCGAATTCTGGGGCAAGTGGTTCACCTCCCTGGCCCTGGCCGAGCGCTACGCGCCCGGGCCGGAGGTGGCCGCGCGCATGCGGGACGCGGTGCGCGGCCTGGTCGCCACGCAGAGCGCGGACGGCTACATCGGCAATTACAGCCCGTCCGCCCAGCTTGAGCAGTGGGACATCTGGGGCCGCAAGTACTGCCTGCTCGGCCTTCTCGCCGACTACGAGTCCCGCGGTGACACTCTGGCCCTTAACGCCGCCCGCCGCGAGGCCGATTTTCTGCTGAGCCAGGTCGGGCCGGGCAAGGCGGACATAGTGCATACCGGCAACTACCGCGGCATGGCCAGCTGCTCGGTCCTGGAGCCCATAGTCTGGCTCTACCGCGCCACTGGCGACAAACGTTATCTCGATTTCGCCCGGTATATCGTGGAGCGGATCGAGAGCCCGGACGGCCCCCGGCTTATCGCGCAGGCTCTGGACGGCGTGCCGGTGGCCCGGCGTTTCCCGCACCCGGAGAAGTGGTGGGGCTGGGAAAACGGGATGAAAGCCTACGAGATGATGTCCTGCTACGAGGGCCTGGTCGAGCTGTATAAAGTCACCGGGCAGGCGGAATATCTGCGGGCCGCCGAGGCCGCCTGGCAGAGCATCCGCGACACCGAGATCAATGTGGCCGGCGGCGGTTCCAGCCGGGAGTGCTGGTACGGCGGCGGGAGGCATCAGGCCCGCACGGCCCTGAGCTCGATGGAGACCTGTGTCAGCGTGACCTGGCTGCGCTTTTCGACCCGCCTGCTCGCCCTGACCGGCGATCCGCGCTACGCGGAGGCGGTCGAGCGGACCCTCTACAACGCCCTGCTCGGGGCGATGACCCCGGATGGCGCCGATTTCGCCAAGTACAGCCCCCTGGAGGGAGTGCGTAACCCGGGCGAGAACCAGTGCGGCATGACGCTCCACTGCTGCAACGCCAACGGCGCGCGGGCTCTGCTGGCCGTGCCGCTCGTGGCTGTGATGGCCTCGGACAGCGGGCCGGTGCTGAACCTCTACTGCGCCGGACGCACCGTGGTGCGCCTTCCCTCTGGCAACCGGGT
- a CDS encoding DUF5060 domain-containing protein: MTSRRWTLLSLAALLCICLGRTAAAAPALSHVRAAADTVGLYCKFELTVMAEARFANPYDPEEVLLSAEFTAPSGKVWKVDGFYNPTEWENLWMVRFAPDEPGAWRYVLHLKDREGEVTGGEGAFQAVPSASHGWIEIAPNGRYLRARDGSPFYGVGLWYNDGFAEGSGGQITPEGLDELKRRGCNFISFFPTPLETVGTGVGRYEQSRCARLDQVFEWCEARDIHISWNLFFHSYYSETVWGGGNSRWNANPYREVCAARDFFSSPDSWRYTERMLRYTMARWGYSRSLFLWFVVDEIDGTEGWQEGDSLAALAWCGKVKGWLKEHDPWQRPTCGTQCGAYPRYWAAGYKLFDIASREVYEAQRWPMPKGARIDGKEEHPLRASLLNYSGQTSRLWSEFGKPVILGECGWAHTYYEPSQPGYLAMYHNALWAGLTNGLCCTPFWWDYNDFICDNLINGQLAAFSRFTAGLDLTGGSPAPLVCRAGKGISAWAMRNGATVFGWAVNPLQTGIAGEKVTVEGVPDGKYTLKIYHTWRGRFVGEETVTVAGGKLTVTAPELLTTNVRANQLGDDFAFLLTPLP, encoded by the coding sequence ATGACTTCTCGCCGCTGGACCCTCCTGAGCCTTGCCGCGCTGCTTTGCATTTGTCTCGGGCGGACGGCAGCCGCCGCCCCCGCGCTCAGTCACGTGCGCGCCGCCGCCGACACGGTGGGCCTGTACTGCAAGTTCGAGCTGACTGTCATGGCGGAGGCCCGTTTCGCCAATCCCTACGACCCGGAGGAGGTGCTCCTGTCCGCCGAGTTTACCGCCCCCTCGGGCAAGGTCTGGAAAGTGGACGGGTTCTACAATCCGACTGAATGGGAAAACCTCTGGATGGTGCGTTTCGCGCCCGATGAGCCCGGCGCCTGGCGCTACGTGCTGCACCTGAAAGACCGCGAGGGCGAGGTGACGGGCGGGGAGGGCGCTTTCCAGGCCGTGCCCTCCGCCTCCCACGGCTGGATCGAGATCGCCCCCAATGGCCGCTACCTGCGGGCTCGGGACGGCAGCCCGTTCTACGGGGTGGGCCTCTGGTACAACGACGGCTTCGCCGAGGGCAGCGGCGGCCAGATCACCCCGGAGGGGCTGGATGAGCTGAAGCGCCGGGGCTGCAATTTCATCAGTTTCTTCCCCACGCCCCTGGAAACCGTGGGCACGGGGGTGGGCCGCTACGAGCAGTCCCGCTGCGCGAGGCTGGACCAGGTATTCGAGTGGTGCGAGGCCCGCGACATACATATCAGTTGGAACCTCTTTTTCCACAGCTACTATTCCGAGACGGTCTGGGGCGGCGGCAATTCCCGCTGGAACGCCAACCCCTACCGCGAGGTCTGCGCGGCCAGGGATTTCTTCTCCAGCCCGGATTCCTGGCGCTACACCGAGCGCATGCTGCGCTACACCATGGCCCGCTGGGGATACAGCCGCAGCCTGTTCCTCTGGTTCGTGGTGGATGAGATCGACGGGACCGAGGGCTGGCAGGAAGGCGACAGCCTGGCCGCCCTGGCCTGGTGCGGTAAGGTCAAGGGCTGGCTGAAAGAGCACGACCCCTGGCAGCGCCCCACCTGCGGCACCCAGTGCGGCGCGTACCCGCGCTACTGGGCCGCGGGCTACAAGCTTTTCGACATAGCCTCGCGCGAGGTCTACGAGGCCCAGCGCTGGCCGATGCCTAAAGGCGCGCGGATCGATGGCAAAGAGGAGCACCCGTTGCGGGCGAGCCTGCTCAACTACTCCGGCCAGACCAGCCGTCTGTGGAGCGAGTTCGGCAAGCCGGTGATCCTGGGCGAGTGCGGCTGGGCCCACACCTATTACGAGCCCTCGCAGCCCGGCTACCTGGCCATGTACCACAACGCCCTCTGGGCCGGCCTGACCAACGGCCTCTGTTGCACGCCGTTCTGGTGGGATTACAACGATTTCATCTGCGACAACCTGATCAACGGCCAGCTCGCGGCGTTTTCCCGGTTCACCGCCGGGCTCGACCTGACCGGCGGATCGCCCGCCCCGCTGGTCTGCCGCGCGGGCAAGGGTATCTCGGCCTGGGCCATGCGTAACGGCGCCACGGTGTTCGGCTGGGCGGTGAACCCGCTCCAGACCGGGATCGCCGGGGAGAAAGTCACGGTGGAGGGAGTGCCGGACGGAAAGTACACGCTCAAAATCTACCACACCTGGCGCGGACGGTTCGTGGGCGAGGAGACTGTGACTGTGGCGGGCGGCAAGCTCACTGTCACCGCGCCGGAGCTTCTCACCACCAACGTGCGGGCCAACCAGCTGGGGGATGATTTCGCGTTCCTGCTCACTCCGCTGCCCTGA
- a CDS encoding DUF1003 domain-containing protein has translation MANNRNKTIPCAVCGKKFKPDDVLLLEVVRQPVFETIQKEHPELTREAFICRPDLARYRGQYIEDALEEDKGELSVVEQEVLDSLELHDILSEDVNELYEGKLSLGDRLSDKIAEFGGSWWFIIAFFSFMLLWIGINALVLLWKPFDPYPFILLNLILSCLAAIQAPIIMMSQNRQEARDRLRSENDYRVNLKAELEIRHLHEKLDHLMMHQWARLLEIQRIQLQLMEEEILKRKGRP, from the coding sequence ATGGCCAACAACAGGAATAAGACCATACCTTGCGCGGTGTGCGGCAAGAAATTCAAGCCCGATGATGTCCTCCTGCTGGAGGTGGTGCGCCAGCCGGTGTTCGAGACCATCCAGAAAGAGCACCCCGAGCTGACCCGCGAGGCTTTCATCTGCCGTCCCGACCTGGCCCGTTACCGGGGGCAGTACATCGAGGACGCCCTGGAGGAGGACAAGGGGGAGCTGTCGGTGGTGGAGCAGGAGGTCCTGGATAGCCTCGAGCTGCATGATATCTTGTCCGAGGACGTCAACGAGCTGTACGAGGGCAAGCTTTCGCTTGGTGACCGCCTGTCGGATAAAATAGCCGAGTTCGGCGGGAGCTGGTGGTTCATCATCGCCTTTTTCTCGTTCATGCTGCTCTGGATCGGGATCAACGCGTTAGTGCTTCTTTGGAAGCCCTTCGATCCCTACCCCTTTATCCTGCTCAACCTGATCCTTTCCTGCCTGGCCGCGATCCAGGCGCCGATCATCATGATGAGCCAGAACCGTCAGGAGGCCCGCGACCGCCTTCGCTCGGAGAACGACTACCGGGTGAACCTCAAGGCCGAGCTGGAGATCCGTCACCTTCACGAGAAGCTGGACCACCTGATGATGCACCAGTGGGCGCGCCTGCTCGAGATTCAGCGTATCCAGCTCCAGTTGATGGAGGAGGAGATCCTGAAACGCAAAGGGCGGCCCTGA